AACCACGCCGCTGCACCACACGCCGGGCGTTCGCCGCCACGTCGCATGGGAAGAGCATGTTCCCCGGATTGCCGTGACGGACGCCAACGTAGAGGAAGTCCTGGAAAGGAGCCAGCGTGATTTGGGCTCGTTGCGGATCTTCGACCCCGCACACCCAGGCCGCGCCGCCGTAGCCGCGGGTGCGCCGTGGTTCATGGCACTGTTTGGGCGTGACTCGCTCCTTGCCTCCTATATGTCGCTCATGGTGGATCCCAACCTGGCGGCCGGAACCCTGCAGACCCTGGCCACGCTCCAAGGGACCAAGGTTGATATCGACTCCGAGGAAGAGCCGGGACGCATGCCCCACGAGGTGCGACTCGGGGTCACAGCAGGGCTCGCCCTGGGAGGGACCGCCTACTACGGAACCGCGGACGCGACGCCCCTGTTCGTCTCAACGCTCGGTGAGCTCAGCCGGTGGGGCCTCGGCACGGACATCATCGAATCCCTCCTCCCGCACGCTGACCGCGCCATCGAATGGATGGAGCAGTACGGGGACCGCGACGGCGACGGCTTCATCGAGTACCAACGGCCCAACCAGCACGGCTTGGTGAACCAGGGCTGGAAGGACTCCTGGGACGGCATCAACTTCGCCGACGGCCGCATGGCAGAGACGCCCATAGCCCTCTGCGAAGTTCAGGCCTACGCCTACGCGGCCTACGTGGGACGGTCCCTGCTGGCGCGGGCAGCGGGGGACTCCGCCGTCGAACGCCGATGCGCGGACCGCGCCGAAGCGCTGAAAGCCGCCTTCAACGAAGCCTTCTGGCTCCCGGAGCGGGGCTATTTTGCCCTGGCGCTGGACAAGGACAAGAAGCCCGTGGACTCCTGCACCTCCAACATGGGGCACTGCCTCTGGGTGGGCATCGTGGATGAGGACAAGGCCCCATTGGTGGCGGAGCGGCTGATGTCCCCTGAGATGTTCACGGGCTGGGGCATCCGGACTCTGGGGTCCGACATGGGCGCGTACAACCCAGTCAGCTACCACAACGGCTCCGTGTGGCCCCACGACACCGCGCTCGTCGCCACAGGACTGATGCGGTACGGCTTCGTGAAGGAAGCCAGCCGGGTTGCGAGCGGACTGTTCGACGCCGCCGAGTACTTTGGCGGGCAACTTCCGGAGCTTTTCTGCGGCTTTGACCGTGGCGACCTTTCGGAGCCGGTTCCGTATCCGACGGCGTGTTCCCCGCAAGCGTGGGCGGCTGCGGCGCCGGTCCAACTCGCCCGGATCCTGCTGCGGTTCGACCCCGACTTCACCCGGAACGTGCTGCATCTGGCGCCGATCCTGCCGGACGCTTATGGGTCGTTCCGCGCGGACAACGTGCTGCTGGGGCGCTCGCGGATCACCGTGCAAGCCTCCAGTTCGTCCGGTACCGTAAGCGGGCTTCCGGCAGGGCTCGAACTGCGCTCAGACCCTCGGCCGCCGCTGACGGGGGACTTGTTCGGCTAGAGCTCGTTTTCCATGACGAAGTCATGCTCCACGGTGTTGCCGAGCTTGAAAGATTTTGTGCCTACCCGCTGGAAACCGCTCTTCTCGTAGAAGCGGATGGCTTTCGCGTTCTCGCTGTTCACGCCCAGCCACACCCCGGCTGCGCCCTTGTCAGCAGCATTCGCCAACGAGGCCCTGATGAGTTCTGATGCTGCGCCCTTGCCGTGGTGGTCCGGGTGGACGTAGCACTTGCTCAGCTCGGTGGAGGGGAGCGCGGACAAGACGGATGCGACGTCGGGGTCGCTGGTCGGCTTGGCAATCAGCATGGTGTACCCGTTGAGCTGCCCGTCGTCGTCGATCACCAGGATGGTGATTTTCGCGTCGGCGAGGTAGTCCTCAAAGTTGTCTTCGCTCAGGGTCTTTTCAATGTGGGCCTGGATGTCCGCCGGTGAGGCGCCAGGCGGGCAGGCCAGCGGGAAGGTGATGGCGGCAAGCTCAGCCAGCTTCCCGGCGTCGTGCGTTGTTGCGGTGCGAATGGTTTCAGTCACGTGAGTCCCCCTTGCGAGTTTTTGGACAGCTAATGCCCCCAAGAACGAATCTTAGGGGCATTAGCTGTCCGAAAACTCTCAGCCGGGTGTTGGCCGGAAAGCGTTGGCGGCCTGGTCAGCGATGACTTGGGTCTCCCGGCCCGAGTCGAGGATGGTATTGCGTGTGGACGGGGGATCCACCAGGACAGCGGTTACGGCCAGGTCTTCTGCAGCGTCGGTGGTCAGGAGGGCATCCACTTGCGCTTCGAAACAGTCGTCGCTGGTGGTGGCGTGGACGTCCATGGCAACCACATGGTTGTTGGACACGAAATTGCCGCGGCCTTCGCGCAAACGGATGATGACCGGTGTGGCATCTTGGGGGCGGATACTGTCCGAATCGATGATCTGGGAAAAGTGGTTGCCGATTACCGAGTTGTTGTTCCCGCTGACACTGAGGACTCCGTGGAGGTCGTCCAGCCCGTTGTCTATCCCCAGGAAGGGCGTCCAGGGCTCATGGTCGCGGAGGAAATGGTTGGTGGCCACAAGGTTTTCCGAGCTGTTCCCCTCAAGGACCACCATGCCCGGATAGAAGGAATGCAGGCGGTTGTTGGTGATGCTGGAACGCGTGACGCCGCTGAAGTGGACGCTGCTGGCGCCGCGGGGGAAGACATTGTTGGCCGTCACCAGAAGCCCGCCATGGTTCTCCGCATAAATCGAGTGGCCCTTGAATCCCGCGCCGATCAGGTTGTCTGTGATCTTGGATGCCTGACCCCAACCGCGCAATTCAATGCAGCTTCCGCATTCGGCAATGAAGTTGTTGTGGATGGAGAGTGCGTCTGCGTTGTGGATAGTCAGGGCGTGCTCCAGGTAGATGAAGCCCATCTCGTTGACCCGGAAGGAGTCGTTGGCACTCGCAACGTGGATGCCGGTCTTGCCATTGACGTAGGTATTCTCGGCCGGCAGGTCCGAACCATCCGGGGTGAAGTGCAGCCCATCGATGCAGAAATTGACGAACTCCACCGAACTGATCCGGGGACTGCCTGCCCGCTCAACACGGAAGGCAGCTCCCATGGACGGGTCAGCATTGAACGGGGCAGAGCTAGCGGGAAGGTCCACCAGCACGCGGCTCCCGCCGGGCCATAGCTCGTGGAGGTTAGGCCATTCGTCCTCGGGGACGTTGAACCTGATGCTGGAGGATGTGAACCCATGGCCCGAGCCCTGGATCCTGAGGAAACTGATGTCGATCAGGACTTGCGTGCGCAGACGGTAGTCGCCCGGCGGCAGGTAAATCACCGCACCTGGCTTGCCGCCGTCGTTCACGTCCGTGGCGTTTTGGCGTTCCTTGACGTCGGCGATGATGCTGTTAATGACCTCGCCGATGTCCTCGGACGGGTTGCCGACGGGCCAGGCGGTCACGTCGTAGTAGTTGCTGCTGGACATGATGTGTGGGTCCCCCTGAAGGTTTTGGACGTGGGTCAGTTGGCGGGTTGGTGCTCGGGCAGTTCGGCCAGCAGCTCGTCCGACGTCGGCGGGTTGGCTCCAGCGCGACGCACAGTAATGGCTGCGGCCTTGGTGGCCCGGCTGCCCAGGGTCTTCAATACCTCAGGTGTGAGGCCGTTCGCTCCGGTCTGGAGAAGCCCGTAGATCAGGGCTGACATATAGGAGTCGCCGGCGCCGATGGTGTCAGCCACGGTGGACCTGACGGACGGGACCAAGACCCGGGCAGCAGGTGTTGAAAGCATGGATCCTTCGGAGCCCTTGGTGACCACCACAAGCCCGGCCCCGAGGTCCAGCACGCGCTGGGAAATGTTCTCCAGCGAGTCCTTGGGATAGAGCCAATGCGCGTCCTCATCACTGAGTTTGACCACATCGGTAAACGGAATGAGTTCCTCAAAAACGGTGATTGCCTGTGCCTGGCTGCCCACAAGGGCTGGCCGGATATTGGGATCGTACGTCACCACGCAGCGCTGATGCACCTGCGCCAGAAGCTCGCGAACCGCTGCCGCGCCAGGCTCCAGGAAGGTAGCGATTGATCCCGTGTGCAGGATCTTGGGCAGAGACAAGGGGGCGATAGCCGGGAGCTCCCAATGAATATCAAAGTCGTATTGGGCCGAGCCGTCCGAGGCCAGGGTGGCGGTGGCGGTGGCGGTTCGGCCGCCGGTGGGGGCACCGGTCAGGAGTTCGACGCCGGCGCTCGCTAAGTGTCGCTCGATGGCGGCACCATGGTGGTCGTCTCCGATGGATGTCAGCAGGGAGGTAGGTACGCCGAGCCGGCCTAGGCCGTAAGCGACGTTTGCCGGGGATCCTCCCGGGTGCTCAGCGGTGCCGTGGGACGTTACGACAATATCCACCAAGGCTTCGCCGACAACCACCACTTCCGTTGCCGTACCTTGTTCTTGGATGATCTGCATGGGACCTGCTCCTTAGGCGGGTGTTGAGACTGCGAGCTTGAGAACTGTTGCGTTACCTCCGTGGGAGGACAGCCAGTTTTCCTGGCTTCCGGCTTCCGGAAACACAAGGTCGGTCAGGGCCACCTTGCCGCCCTGGGCAAAGACCTCCACGGAGCACTGGTCCACCACAATGAGCAGCATAAGGACGCCGTCTTCCAGGGGCACCGGTGCGGATTCGGCTGATGCGAACTTCCCGTGGAACGTGGTGTCCCCGGATTGGGTCCGGTCAAGGGTGAGTCTGCCGCTGCCGGGAGCGTAACTCAGGACAGTGCCTTGGCGTCCGTCTGAGCTTGCGAGCAGGCGTAGATCAATCCGTTCCGAGGTTCCCGGCACGATCTCCGCCTCGATCACCTGCGCCCTGCGGGGTGCGGCGTCCGGCAAGCGGAGGGCATCCGCTCCCAACTCGATGTTGCCCGTGTGAAGCAGCTGCTCTTGCTGATCCCCGAGGATTGGGTACTGGACCAGGCGGGTGTTGCCGTTGAATGAACCCAGGCGCAGTTCACGGGCCAGGGTCATGGAAGACCGCCACGGCGCTGTTGGCAACTGGTTGGCGTAGTCCCAGTTGTTCATCCAGCCGATGATGACGCGCCGATTATCCGGGACGTCGCTGAAGGACACGGAGGCGTAGCAGTCGCGTCCCCAATCAAGCCACAGGCTCTGCTGCAGCGCTTCTGCCCGGGCAGCAGTGTTAGGCAGCGAGCTTAGTCCGGCAGGGGCCGATAGCGAGCCGGCGTCCGGAACGAAGCGGACGCCGTCGAAATGTCCCACAAAGTACTGTCCGCCCGAACCGCCCGCCACCGCACCCGGGTTGACGTTGACGATCAGGACCCATGTGATGTTCTTTGGATCCCCGTCCACCGCCAAGGGGAAGAGATCCGGGCATTCCCACTCGCCGGCGTCGGCGTTCGCGGGGCCAAAGTCGCTCAGGAACTCCCAGCTCTTGAGGTCCTCGGACCGGTAGAGAACTACTTTCTGCTGCTGCGCTTCGACGGCGACCATCACCCAGAAGGAACCTTCCGTGCTGTGATACCGGAACACTTTGGGGTCGCGGAAGTGCTCGGAGTTCCTTGTGACCACGGGGTTTTGCTCGTATTTTCGCCACATCATCCCGCCATCAGTGCTGTATGCGAGGGACTGGGCCTGCGTTCCGCTGTGCACCGTCCCGGCCTTGAAGGCGCTGGTGTACACAGCCACCAATGCCGGTGACTCGACGGTGCCGAAACCGGAGGTGTTGCCGTGGTCCACCACCACGCTTCCGGAGAAAATGTCTTCCGTGTCATCGCTCGCAATGGCTACGGGATGTTCCGTCCACTGCAGGAGGTCGGGGGAAGTGGCGTGGCCCCAGGACATGTTGCCCCAGACGCTGCCGAAGGGATTGTTCTGGAAGAAAAGGTGGAATAAACCGTTGTGGAAGACCAATCCGTTGGGATCGTTCAGCCAGGTGTCCCTTGCCGTGAAATGGATGGCAGGCCGGAAGTGGGGAGTCAGGGCCGGGGCTGTTTCCGGGCGTGCGGCATCAAGGCTACTGGACATGTGGTGCGTTCCTTTTGGGACGTTGGAGTGGCTTGTTGGGGTTACCGGGGAGCTGCGACGGAGTCACGGCTGACCAAGGGGCAACCCAGGATGGTTGGGTGGAGCGCCATCAAGGAGAGGTCGTCCTTGCCCTCAATGGCGTCAATGAGGTGTTCAGTGGCCCAGGCGCCCATCTCGTAGTGGGGGAGGGCCACAGTGGTGAGCCCGGGGTAGAGGTTGGCGGCGATGAGTTCCTGGTCGTCAAAGCCAACTACTGAAAGGTCTGCCGGGATGCTCAGGCCCAGCTCGGCGGCCGCCCGGTAGGCGCCCATGGCCATGCGGTCGTTGTAGCAAAACAGGGCCGTAGGCACATCAGCGCGGTCTTCCCGTGTGAGGATCCGTTTGGCCGCCTCATAGCCGCCTTGCACCTCGGAGATCTCGGACTCCACAGGTGCCGCATCGCCGTCGAGCCCTGCTTCGTTCAGCATGGCCCGGAAGGCCTGAAGCCGCTGGCGGGTGGCGGGAACGTCGTCGGTGTTGTTGATGAAGCCTACCCGGGTGTGGCCGGCGTCGAGGAGTGCCCCAACAGCAGCGCGGGCACCTCCGTCCTCGTCCGGGACCACAGCCGTGATGTTGCCGCCGATAGCGACGGAGTCCACCAGCACGGACGGGACGCTGCCCAGGTTGTGCGGGAGTTCCACATTGCGGTGGTACATGGTGGCATAAAGAATTCCGTCCACCTTCCGCTCCAAGAGAGCCTGGACATCCGCTTGCCTGGATTCCAGGCTGGCCGAGCCCGGGGTGTTGATGATCATGAGGTTGTAACCCCGGGCCTTGGCGGCCTCATCAGCGCCGAGAATAATCCGGCCGGCGTGGGGAGTGGTGGCGATTTCCTCGCTCACCAACCCCAGCATGCCGGTCCTTTGCGTGCGAAGGGCCTGGGCCAGGCGGTTGGGACCGTAGCCGAGCTCTTCGGCCGCGGTCCTGACCTTGTCTCTGGTTTCGCTGCTGATCCGGGCGTAGGACACCTCGTTGAGGACATGGGACACCGTAGTGACGGACACGCCGGCGGCGACGGCTACGTCCTTGATACCGATGGTCTTGTTACTCATCCGACTCCCACGTCCTTAAGGTTGGTGATGCCCTTTGGGGCTATCAGTAGGCTACTCGTTGATGGTGGCACTGGACTTGACGTGATTAGCCCTTGACCGCGCCCAGTGTCATGCCCGCCACGATCTTGCGCTGGAGCAGGAGCGTCAGCAGGATGACCGGGATCGAGTACACCGCAGCAAGAGCCGTCATGGATCCCCAGTCCAGGCCGAACTGGGTCTGGAAGTTCGCAATAACCACAGGCGTTGTCTGGGACCGGATGGCTGTCATGAGGAGGGCGAACAGGAACTCGTTCCAGGAGGCCAGGAAGGCGAAGATCGCGGTGACGGCGATGCCGCCGGAGACCACCGGGATTACTACCCGCCACAGGGCACCGAGCCGGCTGCAGCCATCCACGGTTGCCGCTTCTTCCAAGTCACGGGGGACCGATTCGAAGAAGCTGCACATCAGCCAGATGGAGAGCGGCAGCGAGATGGTGGTGTGCGCAATGGACAGTGCAATCGGAGTATCAGACAGGCCTACCGAAGCCATCATTGACGCCAGCGGGATGCCGATGGCCACGGGTGGGACCATTCGTGTGACCAGCGCGGCCATGATGAATACCTGGCCGCTGGGTGTCTTGTACCGTGTGATGCCGTAAGCGGCCGGCACGGCCAGGACCAGTGAAAGCAGCGTGCTGATGACAGCGGTCTGGATGCTGTTGATGAAAGAAGCCACCACGCCGCTGCGACCCAAGGCGTTGGTGTAGTTTTCCAGGGTCCACTCACGAGGGAGGATGGTGGGCGGAACAGCGATGGTGTCGATCGGCGTCTTGAACGACGTAAACAGCAAGTACAGGAAGGGGAACCCGTACAGGACCATGGCCGCGGCCAGGAGGATCCACAAGATGGTCCGGGTGCTGCGCCGGCCTGCCTCGAGTCCTTCTCGGTTGACCCCGCGCCGTTTGCGGAGAGGGTGCTCGGCGGTGGAAGCGTTCGAGGACGCCTGCCGGGATTTGGTGGCTACGCTCGCGTTGCTCATCAGTTGTCCTTTCCTGGCCGCCAGATGGTGGACACCGCGACGAAAGCGACGGCGAGCATGGCCAGCAGATAGAGGGTGCCCATGGCACTGGCGAGCCCGGGATCGCCGAAGCGGATCATGGTCCGATAGATCAGCAGGCTCATGGTTTCGGATGCCGACTGAGGGCCGCCGTTGGTTTGGATGAGGATGGTGTCGAAGGCCCTGGCCGCGTCGATGCCGCGGACCACGAGGGCCACGGCGATCACCGGGCGGAGGAGCGGAAGAATGATTTGGAACAGGAGCGCAGGTGACCGCGCACCGTCCAGGCGGGCTGCTTCGATGAGATCGCCGGGGATGTTTTGGAGGCCTGCGAACAGGACCAGGCACATGAAGGATGTGGTGAGCCAGATGTCAGGGACTGCCACGGAGAAAAGGACGATATTCGGGTCCGAGAGCCAGCCGATCTGGTTGGGGTTGGAGAGGATCCCGGCTTGGTGCAGGATGGTCCCGATGAGGCCGAAGTTGTCGATCATCAGGAACTTCCAGAGCAGGCCCGCCACGATGGGCGCGATCATCAGCGGGTAGAGGAAGACGGTCCGCCAAATTTGGGATTTGCGTCCCAGCGTGGTGAACAAGAGCGCCATGCCCAGCCCGAGCGCGAACTCGAGGGTTACCACCACCAGGGTGTAGGCGAGGGTTCGCCATCCGGCGCCCATGAACGCTTCAGAGGCGAAAGCTGCGGCATAGTTCTGGAATCCGACGAATTCACGGGCGCCGCCCGCAATAGGGGAAATCTTGTAGAAGCTGTCTGCAACAAGGCGGAACAACGGGTAGGCCACAAACACGGCCAGGAACAGTGCCGCCGGGGTCATCAGGTATAGGGCGAAGCGGCGATCGGTGATGCGCACGATTTTCTCTTCTGCTGGTTGGGGCCGCGGCCGGCACGGGGTTTATGGTTCCGTATGCCGGCCGCGGAGCTTTACTTTAGGTCGGACCCTATTTCAGGAGGTCCTGGATCTGCTTCTTGGCCTCGGCCAGGAGAGCCGTGGAGTCGCCGCCGGCCACTGCCTTTTGCAGGAGGGGAATCAGGACGGTGTCAACGATTTGCTGCCACTTGGCCGTTGCCGGGCGGGTGGCTGTGGCTTTGCCGTTGAGGGTTTCGATCAGCGGCTTGAAGCTCTCATACCCGGGCTGGTCCTGGTACTTCTCGAAGGCTGAGATGCGGGAGGCGAGGCCCAAGCTGGATTCGATACCCATGCTGTTGTGGTCGTAGGCGCACTTGACGAACTTCTTGGCTGCGTCAGTGTTCTTGGTTGCCTTCGGTACGGACAGGTACCAAGGTCCTGGAACACCTGCGACGCCGGCGCTGCCGCCAATCATCGCTGCGGCACCCACCTTGCCTGCCACCGGCGAATCCTTGGGGATCTGGCGGTAGGCGTGGGCCCAGAATCGGGTCATGGCGGTCTTACCCTGGTTGAACAGGTTCTGCGCTGCGGCCCAGTCAACCTGCGCAGCACCTGGAGGTGCGGACTTGGTCAGGCTCACGTAGAAGTCGAGTGCTTCCTTGTGTGCTGCGTTGTCGATGACGACGTTGTCGCCGTCAAGGACCATGGGGGAGCCGGCCTGCAGGACGTGGGCCAGCCATTCAGTTTCCACGGCACCCTTCACGTCCGTGCCGTACATGCCGTCCTTCGTGAAGAATTCCGAGATGTCCTGGTATTGCTTCCAAGTGGTGGGTACGGCGAGTTCGTAGCCGTACTTGGCTTGAAAGTCAGCCTTGTTCTTGGCGTCCTCGAAGAGGTCCTTGCGGTACAGGATGATTTCAGCGTTGGTCCAGGCCGGGAGACCGATGAAGTGGCCGTCCACGTTGGCTTCTTTGACGAGCGCGGGGAAGATGTCCTTCTTGGCCTCGTCAGTAAAGATCTCGTCGATAGGCTGGACCGCGTCCTTGAAGCTCGGCAGCCACACGGAGTCGAGGGCAGCGACGTCGAAGGATACGTTGCCCGAGGAGAACTCGCTGGAGAGCCGGTTGAACATGCCGTCGTAGGGCAGTTCGACAAAGTTGACGTCGATCCCGGCATCTTTCTTGCATTGCTCCGCGACACCGGTCAGTTCGGCGTGGCCGCCTGCTTCGACCAGGACGTTGACGCTGTTTGCGGAGCCACCGGACGGTGCCGGGCCCCCAGCTCCACATCCGGTTGCGGCCAAGGCGACGGCGGTGCAGACGCCGCCCAGTGTCAGGAGCTTGGAGATGGTGTTTCGAGTGGACATCGCTGTCGACTCACTTTCTCTCGAACGGAGTGGCAAAAACGGTGATGAGGTTCTTTGGGTGACAAATCGTTTTGCCAAAACGACTTGGCAAAAGTGTAGGCCGACAATATTTACCGTGTCAAGGGTCACGTCCACGCGCCCGGCAGAGCGGCGGCTGCCAAAATTCGTGCCGTAATTTTGGCGTTGACAGCCCTGATCGGGGCTCTTAGGGTTTCTCCCAACCCCCCTTGGATAAACGATTTGGCGCGCTAGTGACTGATCATGGTGCCGAGGCGAAGGGCTAGAGGACAAGAACTGAAGGAGATCCAGTGGGAACTGGCACCAAGCTTGAAATGACTGACCCGAGCCGCCGAATGCTCGTTGGGGCCGGAGCTGTGGGCACTCTGGCAGCGGCTCTGAGCCTCGGGATATCCCCAAAAGCAGAGGCAGCCGAAGAGAGCAAAGGAGGACCCTTCAACTCCCCAAACACCTATGACGTCACGGCCTGGAAGATCAAGGGAAATACCAAGGCAACAGCGCAAACTGATATTGGCGCCGTCATCAATGACATCATTGCCGACATCAAAAGGCGCCAAACGACTCCGGAAACCAGGCCAGGCGCTGTGGTCATCATTCCCCCAGGGGATTACGACCTTCGCACCCAAGTGGTGGTGGACGTCGACTACATCACCATCGCCGGGTTCGGTCACGGCTTCTTCTCACGCAGCATCAAGGACAACGTTGACACTACGGGGTGGTTGAACACTCAGCCTGGAGGTAGCCACATCCGGGTCCTGACGCCCACGTCTTCGCCCCAGGCCTTCCTTGTGCGTCGTGACGGGAGTCCGCGTCTCTCAGGGATCGTCTTCAGGGACTTTTGCCTTGATGGGGTTTCTTTCACCCCGGACGCGAACAGCTACAAGAACGGGAAGACCGGCATCGACGTAGCGTCGGATAATGACTCCATCCACATCACCGGAATGGGGTTCGTTTATCTTGAGCATGCACTAGTAGTTCGGGGTGCCGACGCCCTCCGGATCCACGACAACATGATCGCCGAATGCGGGAATTGTGTTGAACTGACCGGTGCAGGGCAGGCGACCATAGTGAGCGACAATCTGATGGGGGCCGGCCCGGAGGGCGTGACGCTTCTGGCCGAGAACCACGAGGGGTTGCTCGTCACGGGAAACAACTTCTTCCCCAGAGGACGCAGTCTCCTCGAATTCTCGGGTTGTAACCGATGCAGCGTTTCATCAAACAGGTTCCAGGGCTTCTATCCGGGCATGATGCGCCTTCTGAATGGATGCAAAGAAAACCTCATCACCTCCAACCACTTCCGGCGTGGCACGGAAGGATTCCCACCCTTTATCGATCGCACCAACGGGCTCGATGACCTCTACGGCGTCGTCCATACGCTGGGTGATAACAACCTCATCTCCAACAACCTCTTCGCCTACGATGTCCCGCCAAACAAGGTTGTCCCTGCCGGTGCCCAGCCCACCATGATCCTGATCGCAGGAGGGGACGGCAACGTCATAGCCACCAACCATGTGGTCAGCAATGTTGCCGCTCAGCACGTGGTTCTTGACGGCTCGACCACACGATCGAAGGTGCTCGACAGCGGAGCTGCGTCCACCATCACGTCCTACAGCCCGGACACTGCCATCCGGCCCACACCCTAACGCCGGAAGGGAAAGCACGGCAGGAAAGCACGACGGCGGCTGGTCGCCAAGGTGACCAGCCGCCGTCGTGCTTTCATGTCCTTTGACCGGATTCCTACTCCGCTTTGACCGCCAAAACCGGGCAGTCTGCCTCCAGCAGGATCCGTTGGGAAACGCTGCCCATGATGAGCTTGCCCACCGGGCTGCGGCGGCGGAGGCCGATCACAATCAGGCTGGCGTCATTTTCGTCGGCGGCGTCCAGGACCTCGGCCGCTGCGTCATGGCCGCGGACCGGCTGCTTGATGATGTGCTGGATTCCATGGTCCGCCAGCCGCTCCTCGATGCTTTGGATATCCGGTTCCTGGGCGTACCGGTTATCCACCAGGGCGTCGCCCTTGGAGGAGTTGATGACCAGCAGGGTGTCGTTGCTCTTCTTGGCCTCGGCAATGGCTTGTGTCAGTGCCGCTTCGCCTTCCGGTGTGGGGACGTATCCCACCACGATGGTCATGGTTTCTCCTGCTTCTGGTGGGTTGTTGTGGTTGATTCGGTGGGGGCGGCCGCCTCCGGTTCAACGGGAGTCGTGTGTCCGGACGGCCCGGCAAGCACTGGCAACGGCCGGTTGCGGCGGATGAGCTTGTAGATGAACGGCCACGCCAGGATGATCGCCACGATGATGTAGACCACGATCGCGATGGGTTCGCTGAAGAGGCCTG
The sequence above is a segment of the Arthrobacter sp. StoSoilB22 genome. Coding sequences within it:
- a CDS encoding NosD domain-containing protein encodes the protein MTDPSRRMLVGAGAVGTLAAALSLGISPKAEAAEESKGGPFNSPNTYDVTAWKIKGNTKATAQTDIGAVINDIIADIKRRQTTPETRPGAVVIIPPGDYDLRTQVVVDVDYITIAGFGHGFFSRSIKDNVDTTGWLNTQPGGSHIRVLTPTSSPQAFLVRRDGSPRLSGIVFRDFCLDGVSFTPDANSYKNGKTGIDVASDNDSIHITGMGFVYLEHALVVRGADALRIHDNMIAECGNCVELTGAGQATIVSDNLMGAGPEGVTLLAENHEGLLVTGNNFFPRGRSLLEFSGCNRCSVSSNRFQGFYPGMMRLLNGCKENLITSNHFRRGTEGFPPFIDRTNGLDDLYGVVHTLGDNNLISNNLFAYDVPPNKVVPAGAQPTMILIAGGDGNVIATNHVVSNVAAQHVVLDGSTTRSKVLDSGAASTITSYSPDTAIRPTP
- a CDS encoding sugar ABC transporter permease — protein: MRITDRRFALYLMTPAALFLAVFVAYPLFRLVADSFYKISPIAGGAREFVGFQNYAAAFASEAFMGAGWRTLAYTLVVVTLEFALGLGMALLFTTLGRKSQIWRTVFLYPLMIAPIVAGLLWKFLMIDNFGLIGTILHQAGILSNPNQIGWLSDPNIVLFSVAVPDIWLTTSFMCLVLFAGLQNIPGDLIEAARLDGARSPALLFQIILPLLRPVIAVALVVRGIDAARAFDTILIQTNGGPQSASETMSLLIYRTMIRFGDPGLASAMGTLYLLAMLAVAFVAVSTIWRPGKDN
- a CDS encoding universal stress protein, with protein sequence MTIVVGYVPTPEGEAALTQAIAEAKKSNDTLLVINSSKGDALVDNRYAQEPDIQSIEERLADHGIQHIIKQPVRGHDAAAEVLDAADENDASLIVIGLRRRSPVGKLIMGSVSQRILLEADCPVLAVKAE
- a CDS encoding sugar ABC transporter substrate-binding protein produces the protein MSTRNTISKLLTLGGVCTAVALAATGCGAGGPAPSGGSANSVNVLVEAGGHAELTGVAEQCKKDAGIDVNFVELPYDGMFNRLSSEFSSGNVSFDVAALDSVWLPSFKDAVQPIDEIFTDEAKKDIFPALVKEANVDGHFIGLPAWTNAEIILYRKDLFEDAKNKADFQAKYGYELAVPTTWKQYQDISEFFTKDGMYGTDVKGAVETEWLAHVLQAGSPMVLDGDNVVIDNAAHKEALDFYVSLTKSAPPGAAQVDWAAAQNLFNQGKTAMTRFWAHAYRQIPKDSPVAGKVGAAAMIGGSAGVAGVPGPWYLSVPKATKNTDAAKKFVKCAYDHNSMGIESSLGLASRISAFEKYQDQPGYESFKPLIETLNGKATATRPATAKWQQIVDTVLIPLLQKAVAGGDSTALLAEAKKQIQDLLK